The Arachis hypogaea cultivar Tifrunner chromosome 19, arahy.Tifrunner.gnm2.J5K5, whole genome shotgun sequence genome has a window encoding:
- the LOC112779564 gene encoding uncharacterized protein isoform X4 produces MEAKVDFEVDNLTTATGSSSFSQLLFGDDDDHHQHALGFAAAVDHLPLFSIDKPPKMLSFGDFQPHLLLPETNATPQKSVITSSDSSSASSCNHTTTAINSMSKTNKKRNWPGLQPIVKVPNSNNKKNKTENPPSSTSSGHAKKKEKLGERIAALQQLVSPFGKTDTASVLHEAMGYIRFLHDQVQVLCSPYLQRLPSSSSSPSSFQHQCGEEEEQVKEDKRDLKSMGLCLIPLQSTLHVSSTNGADFWSPAGAANNLTPYAHHQSK; encoded by the exons GGGAGCAGTAGTTTCTCTCAACTACTCTTCGGAGATGACGATGATCATCATCAACATGCATTGGGTTTTGCTGCTGCTGTGGACCATCTCCCTCTTTTCTCCATTGACAAGCCACCCAAAATGCTCTCTTTTGGAGACTTTCAACCCCACCTCTTGCTCCCTGAAACCAACGCTACCCCTCAGAAATCTGTAATCACTTCAAGtgattcttcttctgcttcttcatGCAACCACACCACCACCGCCATTAACTCCATGTCCAAGACCAAT AAAAAGCGAAATTGGCCGGGGCTACAACCCATTGTGAAGGTGCCTAACAGTAAcaacaagaagaacaaaacagagAATCCTCCGAGTTCAACTTCAAGCGGTCATGCAAAG AAGAAGGAGAAACTCGGGGAACGAATTGCAGCATTGCAACAACTAGTTTCTCCCTTTGGGAAG ACAGATACAGCTTCGGTGCTTCACGAGGCAATGGGCTACATAAGATTTCTCCATGACCAAGTTCAAGTGCTATGCTCCCCTTACTTGCAGCgcttgccttcttcttcttcttctccttcttcatttcaACATCAATGT GGGGAGGAGGAGGAGCAAGTGAAAGAAGACAAGAGGGACTTGAAGAGCATGGGACTCTGCCTCATCCCCCTCCAATCCACCCTACACGTGTCAAGTACCAACGGTGCTGATTTCTGGTCACCTGCTGGTGCAGCCAACAATCTTACACCTTATGCACACCACCAATCCAAATAG
- the LOC112779564 gene encoding transcription factor bHLH113 isoform X3 codes for MEAKVDFEVDNLTTATGSSSFSQLLFGDDDDHHQHALGFAAAVDHLPLFSIDKPPKMLSFGDFQPHLLLPETNATPQKSVITSSDSSSASSCNHTTTAINSMSKTNKKRNWPGLQPIVKVPNSNNKKNKTENPPSSTSSGHAKQKKEKLGERIAALQQLVSPFGKTDTASVLHEAMGYIRFLHDQVQVLCSPYLQRLPSSSSSPSSFQHQCGEEEEQVKEDKRDLKSMGLCLIPLQSTLHVSSTNGADFWSPAGAANNLTPYAHHQSK; via the exons GGGAGCAGTAGTTTCTCTCAACTACTCTTCGGAGATGACGATGATCATCATCAACATGCATTGGGTTTTGCTGCTGCTGTGGACCATCTCCCTCTTTTCTCCATTGACAAGCCACCCAAAATGCTCTCTTTTGGAGACTTTCAACCCCACCTCTTGCTCCCTGAAACCAACGCTACCCCTCAGAAATCTGTAATCACTTCAAGtgattcttcttctgcttcttcatGCAACCACACCACCACCGCCATTAACTCCATGTCCAAGACCAAT AAAAAGCGAAATTGGCCGGGGCTACAACCCATTGTGAAGGTGCCTAACAGTAAcaacaagaagaacaaaacagagAATCCTCCGAGTTCAACTTCAAGCGGTCATGCAAAG CAGAAGAAGGAGAAACTCGGGGAACGAATTGCAGCATTGCAACAACTAGTTTCTCCCTTTGGGAAG ACAGATACAGCTTCGGTGCTTCACGAGGCAATGGGCTACATAAGATTTCTCCATGACCAAGTTCAAGTGCTATGCTCCCCTTACTTGCAGCgcttgccttcttcttcttcttctccttcttcatttcaACATCAATGT GGGGAGGAGGAGGAGCAAGTGAAAGAAGACAAGAGGGACTTGAAGAGCATGGGACTCTGCCTCATCCCCCTCCAATCCACCCTACACGTGTCAAGTACCAACGGTGCTGATTTCTGGTCACCTGCTGGTGCAGCCAACAATCTTACACCTTATGCACACCACCAATCCAAATAG
- the LOC112779564 gene encoding transcription factor bHLH113 isoform X2, with protein MEAKVDFEVDNLTTATGSSSFSQLLFGDDDDHHQHALGFAAAVDHLPLFSIDKPPKMLSFGDFQPHLLLPETNATPQKSVITSSDSSSASSCNHTTTAINSMSKTNSLQKKRNWPGLQPIVKVPNSNNKKNKTENPPSSTSSGHAKKKEKLGERIAALQQLVSPFGKTDTASVLHEAMGYIRFLHDQVQVLCSPYLQRLPSSSSSPSSFQHQCGEEEEQVKEDKRDLKSMGLCLIPLQSTLHVSSTNGADFWSPAGAANNLTPYAHHQSK; from the exons GGGAGCAGTAGTTTCTCTCAACTACTCTTCGGAGATGACGATGATCATCATCAACATGCATTGGGTTTTGCTGCTGCTGTGGACCATCTCCCTCTTTTCTCCATTGACAAGCCACCCAAAATGCTCTCTTTTGGAGACTTTCAACCCCACCTCTTGCTCCCTGAAACCAACGCTACCCCTCAGAAATCTGTAATCACTTCAAGtgattcttcttctgcttcttcatGCAACCACACCACCACCGCCATTAACTCCATGTCCAAGACCAAT AGTTTGCAGAAAAAGCGAAATTGGCCGGGGCTACAACCCATTGTGAAGGTGCCTAACAGTAAcaacaagaagaacaaaacagagAATCCTCCGAGTTCAACTTCAAGCGGTCATGCAAAG AAGAAGGAGAAACTCGGGGAACGAATTGCAGCATTGCAACAACTAGTTTCTCCCTTTGGGAAG ACAGATACAGCTTCGGTGCTTCACGAGGCAATGGGCTACATAAGATTTCTCCATGACCAAGTTCAAGTGCTATGCTCCCCTTACTTGCAGCgcttgccttcttcttcttcttctccttcttcatttcaACATCAATGT GGGGAGGAGGAGGAGCAAGTGAAAGAAGACAAGAGGGACTTGAAGAGCATGGGACTCTGCCTCATCCCCCTCCAATCCACCCTACACGTGTCAAGTACCAACGGTGCTGATTTCTGGTCACCTGCTGGTGCAGCCAACAATCTTACACCTTATGCACACCACCAATCCAAATAG
- the LOC112779564 gene encoding transcription factor bHLH113 isoform X1, translated as MEAKVDFEVDNLTTATGSSSFSQLLFGDDDDHHQHALGFAAAVDHLPLFSIDKPPKMLSFGDFQPHLLLPETNATPQKSVITSSDSSSASSCNHTTTAINSMSKTNSLQKKRNWPGLQPIVKVPNSNNKKNKTENPPSSTSSGHAKQKKEKLGERIAALQQLVSPFGKTDTASVLHEAMGYIRFLHDQVQVLCSPYLQRLPSSSSSPSSFQHQCGEEEEQVKEDKRDLKSMGLCLIPLQSTLHVSSTNGADFWSPAGAANNLTPYAHHQSK; from the exons GGGAGCAGTAGTTTCTCTCAACTACTCTTCGGAGATGACGATGATCATCATCAACATGCATTGGGTTTTGCTGCTGCTGTGGACCATCTCCCTCTTTTCTCCATTGACAAGCCACCCAAAATGCTCTCTTTTGGAGACTTTCAACCCCACCTCTTGCTCCCTGAAACCAACGCTACCCCTCAGAAATCTGTAATCACTTCAAGtgattcttcttctgcttcttcatGCAACCACACCACCACCGCCATTAACTCCATGTCCAAGACCAAT AGTTTGCAGAAAAAGCGAAATTGGCCGGGGCTACAACCCATTGTGAAGGTGCCTAACAGTAAcaacaagaagaacaaaacagagAATCCTCCGAGTTCAACTTCAAGCGGTCATGCAAAG CAGAAGAAGGAGAAACTCGGGGAACGAATTGCAGCATTGCAACAACTAGTTTCTCCCTTTGGGAAG ACAGATACAGCTTCGGTGCTTCACGAGGCAATGGGCTACATAAGATTTCTCCATGACCAAGTTCAAGTGCTATGCTCCCCTTACTTGCAGCgcttgccttcttcttcttcttctccttcttcatttcaACATCAATGT GGGGAGGAGGAGGAGCAAGTGAAAGAAGACAAGAGGGACTTGAAGAGCATGGGACTCTGCCTCATCCCCCTCCAATCCACCCTACACGTGTCAAGTACCAACGGTGCTGATTTCTGGTCACCTGCTGGTGCAGCCAACAATCTTACACCTTATGCACACCACCAATCCAAATAG